A stretch of the Plasmodium berghei ANKA genome assembly, chromosome: 10 genome encodes the following:
- a CDS encoding ankyrin-repeat protein, putative: MLINKSGMNTMGEQNYMIHKFFKKNETNHKEENDLQWFHKKNYKQNTIENKKNIKNKKQTPKNRIKYITYTNNESICNFYSWPCHFVYFRNQTHTQTKCTKNKHIKNDETKMKYHLVRFSSLTNVNKSTSQMLYDMNMIEKNISKGDSTKELYVPHIYSDEKKRKGILKIEKWNKKEKKKVRINICCDNNSDKIGECFISVSKQEVSYPQIKNGDNCSLPQINCKSYNKNKSIINICENDEIRRIISNSSYGDSFTYSDLDAYMGEYMDNIENVSSIAPFDLESIHLASNDGNIELIKYLLKSGIDINSKTKIRKYTALHICASKGDIKTVKFLVNNNADINALTYNNETALWFASISNHLNVCKYLLQNGALSYLNKKGDSALHAASTMGNYEVVKLLIDNSANITHLDVNLLEPIHYASFEGHKGIVKILMYKQIEQTLKETMDKIIYNMKIYNVYTKNLETYYYFKYKSIIKKKVMSKILCCVITSGSYKLVKYILKKGANVNYFDIHLQLFPIHAAAVSGNIKIFKALIHKGANLFVKTPCNNLPINLVEDVELRQYILQQSRKINLRNAWIIRNKKSDHIFSHLSYDIFYHICLFF; encoded by the coding sequence ATGCTCATAAATAAGAGTGGTATGAATACAATGGGggaacaaaattatatgattcataaattttttaagaaaaatgaaacGAATCATAAAGAAGAAAACGATTTACAGTGGtttcacaaaaaaaattataaacaaaatacaatagaaaataagaaaaatataaaaaacaaaaaacaaacTCCTAAAAATCgaatcaaatatataacatatacaaataatgaaagtatatgcaatttttattcatgGCCTTGtcattttgtatattttcgGAACCAGACCCACACTCAAACTAAATGcactaaaaataaacatattaaaaatgatgaaactaaaatgaaatatcaTTTAGTTCGTTTTTCAAGCTTAAcaaatgttaataaatcGACTAGCCAAATGTTATATGATATGAACATGAtagagaaaaatatttcaaaaggTGATTCTACAAAAGAATTGTATGTGcctcatatatatagtgatgaaaaaaaaagaaaaggaattttgaaaattgaaaaatggaataaaaaagaaaaaaaaaaagttcgcataaatatatgttgtgataataatagtgaTAAAATTGGGGAATGTTTTATTTCAGTAAGCAAACAGGAAGTAAGTTACCCCCAAATAAAGAATGGTGATAATTGTAGTTTGCCACAAATAAATTGTAAATcatacaataaaaataagagtattataaacatttgtgaaaatgatgaaatcCGACGAATAATTAGTAATAGTAGTTATGGGGATAGCTTTACTTATAGTGATTTAGATGCATATATGGGTGAATATATGGATAACATAGAAAATGTTTCTTCAATTGCTCCATTTGATTTAGAATCAATACATCTAGCTAGTAATGATGGTAACAtagaattaataaaatatttattaaagtCTGGAATAGATATAAACagtaaaacaaaaataagaaaatatacAGCATTACATATATGCGCATCTAAAGGAGATATAAAAACAGTAAAATTTTtagtaaataataatgcagACATAAATGCATTGACATACAATAATGAAACAGCATTGTGGTTTGCATCTATATCGAATCATTTGAATgtatgtaaatatttattacaaaatggggcattatcatatttaaataaaaaaggagaTTCAGCTTTGCATGCTGCATCAACTATGGGTAATTATGAAGTcgtaaaattattaatagatAATTCAGCTAATATTACACATTTAGATGTAAATTTGTTAGAACCCATACACTATGCATCTTTTGAAGGGCATAAAGgaattgtaaaaatattaatgtatAAACAAATCGAACAAACTTTAAAAGAAACAATggataaaattatatataatatgaaaatatataatgtgtatacaaaaaatttagaaacttattattattttaaatataaatcaattattaaaaaaaaggttatgagtaaaatattatgttgTGTTATCACTTCAGGGAGCTATAAAttagtaaaatatattttaaaaaaaggagcaaatgtaaattattttgatatacATCTACAATTATTTCCAATACATGCTGCTGCAGTATctggaaatataaaaatatttaaagcTCTAATTCACAAAGGAgcaaatttatttgttaaaacGCCATGTAATAATTTGCCTATAAATTTAGTTGAAGATGTAGAATTAagacaatatattttacaacagtctcgaaaaataaatttaagaaATGCATGGATAATACGAAATAAGAAATCTGATCATATATTCTCACATTTATcatatgatattttttatcatatatgtttatttttctaa
- a CDS encoding nucleolar GTP-binding protein 2, putative — protein sequence MIKKGSLKLGSTRLAKSSVSNVKMDNRAINKEKEKRKTKEKLNRLKMYRTKADLKKMNAKINEVRRIEPSIKWFNNTRTISQNKLEIFRNKLEEHTNDPFSVVIKRSKLPMELLKDEKDCVTKKYKNDNFLKIENYNDIYSKKKKRKKPKLNFESLEEYANNAQQKLLNYETDKDNSLVHKKTNVEKKYIKDHLLKIGQSKRIWTELYKVIDSSDIILEVLDARDPIGTRCKKLEENLKKDRAHKHIILILNKVDLIPTSVAEKWIKILSKEYPTIAYHASINNPFGKSDLFNIIRQYSQFFKNMKKKHIHIGLIGYPNVGKSAVINSLKKKVVCISACIPGQTKYWQFIKLTNKIYLIDCPGIVPYDIEDSDKILRCTMRLEKITNPHYYIDDIFKMVNKSLILNLYKLPDDLTFSNSEEFLEILAKKMGKLLKGGEPDIISVSKIMINDWIKGKIPYFVNPDEYVDSTKGNSTLTDLEKPIDTQDKVENNAENEEEMENVEK from the coding sequence atgataaaaaaagggAGTTTGAAACTTGGGAGCACGCGGCTCGCGAAAAGCTCTGTATCAAATGTAAAAATGGATAATCGAGCAATaaacaaagaaaaagaaaaaagaaaaacaaaagaaaaattaaacagattaaaaatgtatagaACAAAAGcagatttaaaaaaaatgaatgcAAAAATTAATGAGGTGCGAAGAATAGAGCCAAGTATAAAATGGTTTAATAATACAAGAACTATAAGTCAAAACAAATTAGAAATAtttagaaataaattagaAGAACATACAAATGATCCTTTTAGTGTTGTAATAAAAAGATCAAAATTACCAATGgaattattaaaagatgaaaaagaTTGTGtaactaaaaaatataaaaatgataattttttaaaaatagaaaattataatgatatttatagtaaaaaaaaaaaaagaaaaaaacccaaattaaattttgaaaGTTTAGAAGAATATGCTAATAATGCACAACAAAAATTACTAAATTACGAAACCGATAAAGATAATTCATTAgttcataaaaaaacgaatgtagaaaaaaaatatataaaagatcATTTATTAAAGATCGGTCAATCTAAAAGAATATGGAcagaattatataaagtAATAGATAGTTCtgatataatattagaAGTGTTAGATGCACGAGATCCTATTGGTACTagatgtaaaaaattagaagaaaatttaaaaaaagatagagcacataaacatattattttaatccTTAATAAAGTTGATCTTATACCAACATCAGTAGCAGAAAAATGGATCAAAATTTTGTCAAAAGAATATCCAACAATTGCTTATCATGCATCTATAAATAATCCATTTGGAAAAAgtgatttatttaatattataagacaatattcacaattttttaaaaacatgaaaaaaaaacatatacatataggCTTAATCGGATATCCAAATGTGGGAAAAAGTGCAGTTATCAATtctttgaaaaaaaaagttgtTTGTATATCTGCATGTATACCTGGTCAAACTAAATATTGgcaatttataaaattaacaaataaaatatatttaattgatTGTCCTGGTATTGTCCCATATGATATTGAAGATTCAGATAAAATTTTACGATGTACGATGCgattagaaaaaattacaaatccacattattatattgatgatatttttaaaatggtTAATAAATCTCTTATTCTTAATCTCTATAAATTACCAGATGATTTGACATTTTCAAACTCTGAAGAATTCTTAGAAATActtgcaaaaaaaatgggaaaACTTCTTAAAGGCGGTGAACCTGATATTATATCGGTATCGAAAATTATGATTAATGATTGgataaaaggaaaaatcCCATATTTTGTCAATCCAGATGAATATGTTGATTCCACAAAAGGAAACTCCACCCTTACAGATTTGGAAAAACCCATTGATACTCAAGATAAAGTCGAAAATAATGcagaaaatgaagaagaaatggaaaatgttgaaaaatga
- a CDS encoding 14-3-3 protein, putative: protein MKSSDKRAHNITRVSPLASPKNINLRNEKKSNSTDKGNHCIVHKDEGKNKLKSSIKEISDKNIINRKMKEKHINIKNKESEIMITSEGNKKKKIINKNCSSTIINMEKDDLNANKLSPHLMESNRNNFDTNLAKKRANINKIKNSKKIEEYYRAKTVDARGKTKNGSLIYENNKKEKTKKSKSFHTINYRSKKNTFLNSSYSSICNDDVLGAYYEMDIHVENRCEENNEINKKEIENIKNKILNKYNNLTSEYNNKLQMLIYSNMNKNLKIKLNRESIYTFMRLVYKCSDYKYAIGCAILLLLDRLKNQQIELKEIEKEEIENTINSYNYYNIMSYKYAFRIFYKNYTLLLKGNKCEEKNEFSNCTNSPTIFVKKNICKNIRFKIKKEFLLNCEVIINIVNCIISTITNDDKNKIFYIHLNANQYKIVSNITDTGVKYKYEHLAKNAYKKAFELASIYLQPIDINFLSVASHYIYFLYSNLECEQKALKICIDVFDKSSNLLDKIEDTKQADKCSRILSKMRYNIKRWSKKLNKNSILFLKV, encoded by the coding sequence ATGAAATCTTCAGACAAACGTGCTCATAATATTACACGGGTGTCTCCTCTTGCAAGCcccaaaaatataaatttaagaaatgaaaaaaagaGTAACTCAACTGATAAGGGCAATCATTGTATAGTACATAAAGATGAAGGGAAGAACAAACTGAAATCTAGCATAAAAGAAATTtcagataaaaatataataaaccgaaaaatgaaagaaaaacatataaatataaaaaataaagaaagcgaaataatgataactagcgaaggaaataaaaaaaaaaaaataataaataaaaattgttctAGTACTATTATCAATATGGAAAAAGATGATTTAAATGCGAACAAATTATCACCACATTTGATGGAAAGCAATAGAAATAACTTCGATACAAATTtagcaaaaaaaagagcaaatataaataaaataaaaaattcaaaaaaaattgaagaaTATTATAGAGCCAAAACAGTTGATGCCAGAGGAAAGACAAAAAATGGTAGTCTCATATATGAAAACAacaaaaaggaaaaaactAAGAAAAGCAAAAGTTTTCATACAATTAATTATcgtagtaaaaaaaatactttcTTGAATTCTTCTTACTCCTCTATTTGTAATGATGATGTTTTAGGGGCTTATTATGAAATGGACATACATGTAGAAAATCGTTGCGAAGAAAATaacgaaataaataaaaaagaaatagaaaatataaaaaataagattttaaataaatataacaatttaactagtgaatataataataagttACAAATGTTGATTTATAGTAACATGAATAAAaatctaaaaataaaactcaACAGAGAGAGTATATACACTTTTATGAGACttgtatataaatgttCTGACTATAAATATGCAATTGGGTGtgcaatattattattattagacAGATTGAAAAATCAACAAATCGAATTAAAAGAGatagaaaaagaagaaatagaaaatacaataaattCGTATAACTATTATAACATTATGTCATACAAGTACGCATTTAGGatcttttataaaaattatacattattattaaaaggGAACAAAtgtgaagaaaaaaacgaGTTTTCAAACTGCACAAATAGCCCCAcaatatttgtaaaaaaaaatatatgcaaaaatattcgatttaaaataaaaaaggaatttTTACTAAATTGTGAAGTTATTATAAACATAGTTAATTGTATAATTTCTACAATAACAAATGacgataaaaataaaattttttatatccatTTAAATGCAAatcaatataaaattgtatcAAATATAACCGATACTGGTgtgaaatataaatatgaacatCTAGCTAAGaatgcatataaaaaagcTTTTGAATTAGCAtccatatatttacaaccaatagatattaattttttaagtgTAGCTAgccattatatatattttttatactcGAATTTAGAATGTGAACAAAAAgctttaaaaatatgtatagaCGTATTTGATAAATCTTCGAATCTTTTGGATAAAATAGAAGATACTAAACAAGCAGATAAGTGCTCACGAATTTTAAGCAAAATGAGATATAACATAAAACGATGGTCCAAAAAGCTAAACAAAAATAgcattctttttttaaaagtttaA